The sequence below is a genomic window from Ornithobacterium rhinotracheale.
TAAATTGTTAATGTTACTATGAAAGACAAATTTATTGAGATACTGAATAGTAGTCAAGGAGGTAATTTTTGCCAATATTCTTGTTTTGAATCCTTCAAAAGATTTGGCATAATTACGCCGTATCATAAATTGGTCACACAACTGCGAGAATAAAGTTTCTATACGTTTTCTATACTTTCTGAATGGATAGAACTGAGGTTTGTAATCTTTTTGATTTTTTCTTTTAGGGGTTTCTAACTGGATTTTTACCTCATTGAACAAGTCAAGCTGAACCGTTTGAGAAAGATAGCCCCTGTCTCCAAGTAACACGCAATCAGAAATTTGAAGTTTTATGTCTTTCAAATAATGAATGTCGTGAACGGAGGCGGGAGATAAGTCAAAACTTTGGAATACACCAGCAATAGAACAGATCGCATGTAGCTTGTAACCATAAAAGTGTAGATTTTGAGAAGCACAAAAACCTTTATTTGGCATTGAAAAGCTATTTTCTTTACAGATTTTGCTTCTGGAAGAGCGGGATAATTTACACACTTCTAAAGGCATGCTGTCCACCAAAAAATAGTTTTCAAAATCATTGAACTTTTTCACCATTTTGCACCTAATTTCTTCAAGAAAAGGGAAGAGTTTTCGTTTTCTTCTGTTGTAAACACTCCTTTTAATTTTAGATTCAATAGCCCAACCTTTTATCTCTCTAAAAAGCTGGTAATCAGAATCGATAGATTTAAATTCTGCTAAAATAATTAAGCTTATCAGCTCTATATCAGATAATTTTGGTTTCACTGGTTTAAAATAGAAATTTTCAGTTCCTGAAATTTCTATTAGTTTATTCAAAATAAAATTGTAACTTGTCTCTAGGTTGCTCATAATTGTATTTGATTGGTAACCAATGCAATTTACTTTTCTTTAGGCTCATGGGCAACCTTTTTTATAATGCACTACGGGTGTCCAATAATTTCGGCATAAAAAATGTAACTTTGTACATCGAAAAAATTTAACTAAAGTATGAGCCAAAATATTTTAACTCAAGACATTTTTAAAACACCTTATCAAACACCTCCTTTTGAGCAAATAAAACTCGAGGACTACAAACCTGCGTTTGAACAAGCCATTGCAGAAGCCAAAGCCGAAATTGATTCGATTACAGAAAATCCGAATTTGCCCGATTTTTTCAATACAATTGAAGCTTTAAGCCTAAGTGGCGAAAAACTAAATCGTATTTCTTCTATATTTTTTAATTTAAATTCAGCAGAAACCAATGATGAAATGCAGGTGCTTGCCCAAGAGATTTCGCCACTTTTGTCTGAATTTAGTAGCGACATTAGTTTAAACAAGGCTTTATTTGAGCGTATCCAAAAAGTTTACGACAGCAAACCTGAAGGCTTAACACCCGAGCAACAAAGACTTTTGGATAAAACTTATAAAAACTTTAGCCGAAACGGTGCTTTGCTTTCAGAGAAAGATCAAGAGAGAGTGCGCCAAATCGACCAAGAATTGTCCTTGCTTTCTTTACAATTTGGACAAAATGTTTTAGCCGCTACCAACGACTATATTTTGCACATCACAGACAAGAAAAATCTAGATGGGCTACCGCAAGACGAGATCGATGCAGCTAAAGAGACTGCCGATGAAAAATCGCTCGACGGCTGGGCAATCACACTGCAAATGCCTAGCTATTTAGGCTTTATGAAATATGCCAAAAACAGAAATTTACGCGAAAAACTATACCGTGCTAATGGCTCCAAAAACTTTGCTGAAAATAAATTCAACAATGCAGAAAATGTTTTAAAAATTATAAAACTCCGTGCCGAGCGTGCACATTTGCTAGGTTATAAAAATCACGCGACTTTTGTTCTAGAGGAACGCATGGCACAATCTCCAGAAAATGTACAAAATTTCCTAGAAAACCTGTTGCAAAAGGCAAAACCCTTCGGGCAAGAAGAAATCAAAAAATTAAGTATTTATGC
It includes:
- a CDS encoding IS982 family transposase; amino-acid sequence: MSNLETSYNFILNKLIEISGTENFYFKPVKPKLSDIELISLIILAEFKSIDSDYQLFREIKGWAIESKIKRSVYNRRKRKLFPFLEEIRCKMVKKFNDFENYFLVDSMPLEVCKLSRSSRSKICKENSFSMPNKGFCASQNLHFYGYKLHAICSIAGVFQSFDLSPASVHDIHYLKDIKLQISDCVLLGDRGYLSQTVQLDLFNEVKIQLETPKRKNQKDYKPQFYPFRKYRKRIETLFSQLCDQFMIRRNYAKSFEGFKTRILAKITSLTTIQYLNKFVFHSNINNLKINLIR